In uncultured Bacteroides sp., the following proteins share a genomic window:
- a CDS encoding DUF3332 domain-containing protein, translated as MKRSKMSIAFAMILSGSIMLSSCVGSFSLFNKLVTWNQNVSDKFVNEVVFLALNIVPVYGVCYLADAVVINSIEFWTGSNPVAKVGDVKNVKGENGNYTVETLKNGYSITKDGKSMELLFNEESQTWSVVSEGVSSELMKMKKDGTVQLYLPNGGSMNVTLDAQGLTAARQATMNNAFFAAR; from the coding sequence ATGAAAAGAAGTAAAATGTCAATTGCTTTTGCTATGATTCTTAGCGGAAGCATAATGTTAAGTTCATGTGTTGGCTCTTTTAGCCTATTTAACAAGTTGGTAACATGGAATCAAAATGTGAGTGATAAATTTGTTAACGAAGTAGTATTCCTTGCTTTAAATATAGTACCTGTGTATGGAGTATGTTATTTGGCAGATGCTGTGGTTATTAACTCAATTGAATTCTGGACTGGATCTAATCCTGTTGCAAAAGTTGGTGACGTGAAGAATGTGAAAGGAGAGAATGGTAATTATACAGTTGAAACATTGAAGAACGGTTACTCTATCACAAAAGACGGCAAGAGTATGGAATTACTGTTTAATGAAGAGTCTCAAACCTGGAGTGTTGTTTCAGAAGGTGTAAGTTCAGAGTTGATGAAAATGAAGAAAGACGGAACAGTTCAGCTTTATTTGCCAAACGGAGGTTCTATGAATGTAACACTTGATGCGCAAGGGTTAACAGCTGCTCGCCAGGCAACAATGAATAATGCATTTTTCGCTGCTAGATAA
- a CDS encoding BamA/TamA family outer membrane protein: MKRSSHIYIFSFALLAFASCSITKYVPDGSYLLDEVKVVSDQQEVKPAPFKSYVRQNPNSKWFSLVKVPLYTYNLSGRDTSKWINRMWRRLGDEPVIYDESLNLRSLQEIKKALNNQGYMSASVRSEKEISKKKLKLIYTITPGKPYLVRNLKYDIRDKVIGTILERDSSSTKLNKGMKFDINVLDAERQRIADLLVNRGYFKFNKEYITYTADTVRNTYQVDLTMHLLLYKANATDEPKNHNQYKINKVSFITDYNILQSSALSSIEVNDSVHYKEYPIYFNDKLYLRPKVLTDNTFIRPGHLYSERSVQNTYSSFGRLSALKYTNIRFFETQIADSAKLDCYVLLTKSKHKSVAFELEGTNSSGDLGAAASVSFQHRNLFKGSESLMIKLRGAYEAISGLQGAYGNNDNYTEYGAESSINFPVFLFPLLSDNFTRGIRATTEFGLQYSYQLRPEFSRTIASTSWSYKWTQRRQKVQHRIDLLDISYIYLPWISQKFKDDYLNNANSIFRYNYDNHLIVRSGYSYYYNSIGGAMLNNSAATNSYSVRVNLESAGNVLYGISKLINQQKTSNGDYSILNIAYAQYVKGDFDFAKNIEIDKRNSFALHAAFGAAYPYGNTTVLPLEKRYFSGGANSVRGWSVRTLGPGSYKGENNNINYLTQSGDIKLDLSVEYRSKLFWKLQGAAFVDAGNIWTIRDYENQPGGAFRLRSFYKEIAFAYGLGLRLDFDYFVLRFDGGMKAVNPAYSSGKDRYPILHPDFSRDFAFHFAVGYPF, from the coding sequence ATGAAAAGAAGCTCTCATATCTATATATTTTCCTTTGCACTATTAGCATTCGCATCCTGTTCAATCACCAAGTATGTGCCCGATGGTTCTTACTTACTTGATGAGGTAAAAGTTGTTTCTGATCAGCAGGAAGTGAAACCCGCGCCTTTTAAAAGCTACGTTCGCCAGAATCCAAACTCTAAATGGTTTAGCTTAGTTAAAGTTCCTCTTTACACATACAATCTTTCGGGAAGGGATACATCAAAATGGATCAACAGAATGTGGCGCAGGCTGGGGGATGAGCCGGTTATTTATGACGAATCACTGAACTTAAGGTCGCTGCAGGAAATAAAGAAAGCACTCAACAATCAAGGATATATGAGTGCTTCTGTGAGATCTGAGAAAGAAATATCAAAAAAGAAGCTGAAGTTAATCTACACCATTACTCCAGGTAAGCCTTATCTTGTGAGAAATTTGAAATATGATATCAGAGATAAAGTAATTGGTACTATTCTAGAAAGAGACTCTTCCAGTACGAAGCTTAACAAAGGAATGAAGTTTGATATCAATGTGCTAGATGCCGAGCGTCAGCGAATAGCCGATTTATTAGTTAATCGCGGGTATTTTAAATTCAATAAAGAATATATAACTTATACAGCTGATACTGTTCGTAACACTTATCAGGTAGATTTGACTATGCATTTGCTGCTTTACAAAGCCAATGCAACTGATGAGCCTAAGAATCATAACCAATATAAAATTAATAAAGTTAGTTTTATCACTGATTACAATATTCTTCAGTCTTCTGCTTTAAGTAGTATTGAGGTAAATGATTCTGTTCATTATAAAGAATATCCCATTTATTTTAATGATAAATTGTATCTTCGCCCGAAAGTACTGACGGATAATACTTTTATTCGTCCGGGACATTTATACAGTGAGCGTTCTGTACAGAATACATATTCTTCTTTCGGACGCCTATCTGCATTAAAATACACTAATATTCGTTTTTTTGAAACGCAGATTGCAGACAGTGCTAAGTTGGATTGCTACGTGCTACTTACTAAAAGCAAACATAAGTCTGTGGCTTTTGAACTAGAAGGAACCAATTCGTCCGGAGATTTAGGTGCAGCAGCTTCAGTTTCTTTTCAGCATAGAAATCTTTTTAAAGGATCAGAGTCTCTTATGATTAAACTTCGTGGCGCTTATGAAGCAATATCCGGACTGCAAGGAGCTTATGGAAATAATGATAATTATACGGAATACGGGGCTGAGTCAAGCATCAACTTCCCGGTCTTTTTATTTCCTTTGCTCTCTGATAACTTTACCCGCGGCATCCGCGCTACAACAGAGTTTGGTTTGCAATACAGTTATCAGTTGCGACCCGAATTCTCTCGTACAATTGCTTCTACTTCCTGGAGTTATAAATGGACACAACGCAGACAAAAAGTTCAGCATCGCATTGATCTTTTGGATATTAGTTATATTTATCTACCATGGATCTCTCAAAAATTTAAGGACGATTATCTCAATAATGCCAATTCCATCTTTAGATACAATTATGATAACCATTTGATTGTACGCAGCGGATATAGTTACTATTATAATAGTATTGGAGGAGCAATGTTGAACAATTCAGCCGCTACCAATTCATATTCTGTTCGTGTAAATTTAGAATCGGCTGGAAATGTATTGTACGGTATTTCAAAACTGATTAATCAGCAAAAGACAAGTAATGGCGATTATTCAATCTTAAACATTGCATATGCGCAATATGTAAAAGGAGATTTTGACTTTGCAAAAAACATTGAGATAGATAAAAGAAACTCTTTTGCTCTCCATGCAGCTTTCGGAGCTGCCTATCCTTATGGAAATACAACCGTACTTCCTCTGGAGAAAAGATATTTCTCAGGAGGTGCCAACAGTGTGCGTGGCTGGTCAGTAAGAACACTTGGACCGGGCAGCTATAAAGGAGAAAATAATAATATCAATTATCTGACTCAATCAGGAGACATAAAGCTGGACCTAAGTGTTGAATATCGTAGTAAATTATTCTGGAAGCTCCAGGGAGCTGCATTTGTTGATGCAGGAAATATCTGGACTATCCGTGATTATGAAAATCAACCTGGAGGTGCTTTCCGCTTACGCAGCTTTTATAAAGAGATTGCTTTCGCTTATGGTTTGGGATTACGTTTAGACTTTGACTATTTTGTTCTTCGTTTCGATGGAGGTATGAAAGCAGTAAATCCTGCATATTCTTCCGGAAAAGATCGTTATCCAATTTTACATCCAGACTTCAGCCGCGATTTTGCCTTTCATTTTGCAGTAGGTTATCCATTCTAA
- a CDS encoding RNA methyltransferase, which yields MISKNKIKYIHSLELKKNRKEENVFVAEGHKLVGDLLGIFNCKYLAATEEWWNEHSSAKANETAIVTQEELSKASFLKTPQSVLAIFEQDNVPVDLSVISNSLCLALDDIQDPGNLGTIIRLADWFGIEHIFCSPNTVDVYNPKAVQATMGGIARVKLHYFSLPELISQLVDIPVYGTFLNGENMYSKELSSFGLIVMGNEGNGICPEVERLINNRLYIPNYPQDRVTSESLNVAIATSVVCAEFRRRML from the coding sequence ATGATTAGTAAGAATAAAATAAAATATATTCATTCATTAGAACTTAAAAAGAATCGCAAAGAGGAAAATGTTTTTGTAGCTGAAGGACATAAACTTGTAGGCGATTTATTAGGCATTTTTAATTGTAAATATCTGGCAGCTACAGAAGAATGGTGGAACGAACACTCCTCTGCCAAAGCAAATGAAACTGCTATAGTAACTCAGGAAGAGCTCTCAAAAGCCAGCTTTCTTAAAACGCCACAAAGTGTACTGGCTATTTTTGAACAAGACAATGTTCCGGTAGATTTATCGGTTATAAGCAATTCTCTTTGTCTGGCACTTGATGATATTCAGGATCCGGGTAACCTGGGTACTATTATACGGTTGGCCGATTGGTTTGGAATTGAACATATATTCTGCTCTCCCAATACCGTAGATGTGTACAATCCTAAAGCCGTTCAAGCAACTATGGGAGGCATCGCCCGCGTAAAACTCCATTATTTTTCCTTGCCCGAGCTGATTAGTCAATTGGTTGATATACCTGTTTACGGAACATTTCTGAATGGAGAGAATATGTACTCAAAAGAACTCTCTTCTTTTGGACTTATTGTTATGGGAAATGAAGGCAATGGAATTTGTCCGGAAGTGGAAAGGTTAATTAATAACAGACTCTACATTCCTAATTACCCACAGGATAGGGTTACTTCTGAATCTCTTAACGTTGCAATTGCAACGTCTGTAGTCTGTGCAGAATTCAGACGCCGGATGTTATAA
- a CDS encoding DUF4738 domain-containing protein has product MKNYAVLLLLLLALFSCKGGQKEATDNAAEDLKAKKMLQGIWLDDESDEILFKIQGDTIYYPDAENAAVYFKIKKDTLYTYGKEVSRYKIDKQADHIFWFHSLSDNIVKLHKSEDENDSFLMMGHRSTEAIPTYTEVTKRDSVVMYNGKRYRAYVYVNPSKKKVVKTSYSDDGISIDNVYYDNVIHICVYEGRKMIYGHDITKDMFSDVIPAEFLKNSILSDMDFYGVGKVGFRYQATVCIPESSVCNLVNLIVSFDGKLSIKIAQ; this is encoded by the coding sequence ATGAAAAACTATGCCGTACTTTTGCTCCTTCTTCTAGCCCTTTTTTCTTGTAAAGGAGGACAGAAAGAGGCTACTGATAATGCCGCGGAGGACCTTAAAGCAAAAAAAATGCTTCAAGGTATATGGCTGGATGATGAAAGCGATGAGATCCTTTTTAAAATACAAGGTGATACCATCTACTATCCTGATGCAGAAAATGCAGCGGTCTATTTTAAAATAAAGAAAGATACTTTATACACTTATGGAAAAGAAGTATCCCGTTATAAAATAGATAAGCAAGCGGATCATATTTTCTGGTTTCATTCCCTGTCAGATAACATAGTAAAACTACATAAGTCTGAGGATGAAAATGATTCATTCCTTATGATGGGGCACAGATCAACAGAGGCAATTCCTACATATACAGAGGTTACAAAACGAGATTCTGTAGTAATGTATAATGGAAAGCGCTACAGAGCTTATGTCTATGTAAATCCATCTAAAAAGAAGGTTGTAAAAACGTCATATTCTGATGATGGAATAAGCATTGACAATGTTTATTATGACAATGTGATACATATTTGTGTGTATGAAGGACGTAAAATGATCTACGGACATGATATTACAAAAGATATGTTCTCGGACGTAATACCCGCAGAGTTCCTAAAGAACTCTATACTTTCAGACATGGATTTCTATGGAGTTGGAAAAGTGGGATTCCGCTATCAGGCAACTGTTTGCATACCCGAAAGTTCTGTCTGCAATTTAGTTAATCTGATTGTTAGCTTCGATGGAAAGCTTTCTATAAAGATAGCTCAATAA
- a CDS encoding UDP-glucose/GDP-mannose dehydrogenase family protein translates to MKIAIVGTGYVGLVTGTCFAETGVNVTCVDVNHRKIEDLKNGIIPIYEPGLEEMVIRNIKEGRLNFTTSLESCLDDVELVFSAVGTPPDEDGSADLRYVLEVARTIGKNMNKYVLVVTKSTVPVGTAKKVRAAIQEELDKRGVHIEFDVASNPEFLKEGNAIGDFMSPDRVVVGVESERAKEVMTKLYKPFLLNNFRVIFMDIPSAEMTKYAANSMLATRISFMNDIANLCELVGADVNMVRSGIGSDTRIGRKFLYAGCGYGGSCFPKDVKALVKTAEKNGYTMRVLKAVEEVNQFQKSILFNKLIKHFNGDLEGKTIALWGLAFKPETDDMREAPALVLIDLLLKAGCKVRVYDPAAMAEAKRRVGDCVYYAQDMYDALLDADALLMVTEWKQFRLPTWGVIKKAMRTPVVIDGRNIYDKDELKAIDVTYYCIGK, encoded by the coding sequence ATGAAAATAGCGATTGTAGGAACCGGATATGTTGGTTTAGTAACAGGAACATGCTTTGCTGAAACTGGAGTTAACGTTACTTGCGTAGATGTAAACCATAGAAAAATTGAAGATTTAAAAAATGGAATTATTCCAATCTACGAGCCAGGCCTCGAAGAAATGGTAATCCGTAACATAAAAGAAGGTCGCTTAAACTTTACTACTTCTCTGGAAAGCTGCCTTGACGATGTTGAGTTGGTATTTAGTGCCGTAGGAACTCCCCCTGATGAAGATGGTAGTGCCGATCTTCGTTATGTTTTGGAGGTGGCAAGAACCATTGGAAAAAATATGAATAAATACGTTTTAGTGGTTACAAAAAGTACAGTTCCGGTAGGTACCGCTAAAAAAGTAAGAGCTGCCATTCAGGAAGAATTAGACAAACGTGGAGTTCATATTGAATTTGATGTAGCTTCTAATCCAGAATTTCTCAAGGAAGGAAATGCAATTGGCGACTTTATGAGCCCGGATAGGGTAGTTGTTGGTGTGGAATCCGAACGTGCAAAAGAAGTTATGACTAAACTCTACAAGCCATTCTTACTGAATAACTTCAGAGTTATATTTATGGATATCCCATCAGCAGAGATGACTAAATATGCTGCTAATTCAATGTTAGCTACCCGAATAAGCTTTATGAATGACATTGCAAATCTTTGCGAACTTGTTGGAGCAGACGTGAATATGGTTCGCAGTGGCATCGGGTCTGATACCCGTATTGGACGTAAGTTCCTATATGCAGGATGCGGATACGGAGGATCATGTTTCCCTAAAGATGTAAAAGCGTTAGTTAAGACCGCGGAGAAAAATGGATACACTATGCGTGTATTAAAAGCAGTAGAAGAGGTTAATCAATTTCAGAAAAGTATACTTTTTAACAAATTAATTAAACATTTTAACGGAGATTTAGAAGGAAAAACTATAGCTTTGTGGGGATTAGCATTTAAGCCTGAAACAGATGATATGCGCGAGGCACCTGCATTGGTATTAATTGATTTGCTTCTTAAAGCCGGATGTAAAGTACGTGTATATGATCCTGCAGCTATGGCTGAAGCAAAAAGAAGAGTAGGCGATTGCGTGTATTATGCGCAAGATATGTATGATGCTTTACTCGATGCAGATGCTTTACTGATGGTTACAGAATGGAAGCAGTTTCGTTTGCCTACATGGGGTGTTATTAAGAAAGCAATGCGCACTCCTGTAGTTATTGATGGAAGAAATATATACGATAAAGACGAATTGAAAGCAATAGATGTTACATACTATTGCATTGGAAAATAA
- the rfbC gene encoding dTDP-4-dehydrorhamnose 3,5-epimerase has product MNYIQTEIDGVWVIEPKVFNDDRGYFMEAFKKEEFEKHIGDVDFIQDNESKSSFGVLRGLHYQKGEHSQAKLVRVIKGKVLDVAVDLRQSSPTYGKYVSVELSEDNKRQFFIPRGFAHGFLVMSDEAIFTYKVDNSYAPQSEASIIYNDKDININWPITEEQIIMSEKDRQAVSFKNAVAYK; this is encoded by the coding sequence ATGAATTATATACAAACAGAGATTGACGGGGTATGGGTAATTGAACCAAAAGTATTTAATGACGACCGAGGATACTTCATGGAAGCCTTTAAAAAAGAAGAATTTGAAAAACATATTGGAGATGTAGATTTTATTCAGGATAATGAATCAAAATCAAGTTTTGGGGTTCTCAGGGGGTTACACTATCAAAAGGGAGAACATAGTCAGGCAAAACTAGTTAGAGTGATAAAAGGCAAAGTGCTTGATGTAGCTGTTGATTTGCGCCAATCATCTCCAACCTACGGCAAGTACGTTAGTGTTGAACTTAGTGAAGACAACAAACGTCAGTTCTTTATTCCCAGAGGTTTTGCTCATGGTTTTCTGGTAATGAGCGACGAAGCAATTTTTACTTATAAAGTCGATAATTCATATGCTCCGCAATCTGAAGCATCCATAATTTACAACGATAAAGATATTAATATAAACTGGCCTATTACAGAAGAACAAATTATAATGTCTGAAAAAGATCGTCAGGCTGTAAGTTTTAAAAATGCTGTAGCTTATAAATAA
- a CDS encoding capsule assembly Wzi family protein — protein sequence MKIVSIILLSLLPGIMVAQSSYKSFTEFGTTIHAGDNTPLWQVSNQHGLSSLENNAYLRGGTIYSDTCQHWKFEAGLDLAVTTGFTSIFVVQQAYTDIHYKWMGLSIGSKELNSELLNQQLSSGGLTWSGNARPIPQIKIGILDYVKIAPWAQVKAEMSFGKWTDNNYQKEKVGSNFWYTKDILYHHKSFFFRLGKPISHWQFDLGMSLDAQFGGYKSSGMDAGDLGNTLKDYWRIFCPQGGSDSGPEGQKYYEGNFMGSEHLKLTYKEKNYHISAYLENYYDDFSGMGKLNGLDGLWGIEYKSKNKQAINGLVLEYYQTTNQSGPLHGLDNSIVKKTGGADDYYNNDWYPGWVHWGMTMANPLIASPIYNTDGNMAFKYNRVKAVHIGWSGDIFDDLSYRAKISYNQTWGTPFKPIPEILENFSTFAEINYYPRKLSGWNFSLSGAFDTGNIYGDNIGLQIKIRKHF from the coding sequence ATGAAAATAGTCTCTATTATATTACTAAGTCTATTGCCGGGAATAATGGTTGCACAATCATCCTACAAATCATTTACAGAATTTGGAACAACAATTCATGCAGGTGATAATACTCCATTGTGGCAAGTTAGTAATCAGCATGGGCTTTCTTCACTAGAAAACAATGCATATTTGCGTGGCGGAACAATTTATTCCGACACTTGCCAACATTGGAAATTTGAAGCAGGATTAGATTTAGCAGTAACAACTGGATTTACTTCCATATTCGTTGTGCAACAAGCTTATACTGACATTCATTATAAGTGGATGGGATTATCAATAGGTAGTAAAGAACTTAATTCTGAATTATTAAACCAACAGTTGAGTAGTGGAGGATTAACATGGAGTGGGAATGCCCGCCCCATTCCTCAGATAAAGATTGGCATTTTAGATTATGTAAAAATTGCTCCCTGGGCTCAGGTAAAGGCTGAAATGTCTTTTGGGAAATGGACAGACAATAATTATCAAAAAGAAAAAGTTGGTTCTAATTTTTGGTATACTAAAGATATCCTCTATCATCATAAAAGTTTCTTTTTTCGGTTAGGTAAACCGATTTCTCACTGGCAATTTGACTTAGGAATGAGCTTGGATGCTCAGTTCGGCGGATACAAGTCTAGTGGCATGGATGCTGGAGATTTAGGAAATACATTAAAAGATTATTGGCGTATATTTTGTCCTCAGGGAGGAAGTGACTCTGGCCCGGAAGGACAGAAGTATTACGAAGGGAATTTCATGGGCAGTGAACATTTAAAACTAACCTACAAAGAGAAGAATTACCATATAAGTGCTTACTTAGAGAATTATTACGATGATTTCTCTGGAATGGGAAAACTGAATGGCTTAGATGGCTTATGGGGCATTGAATATAAATCAAAGAATAAACAAGCTATTAACGGATTGGTACTGGAATATTATCAGACAACAAATCAAAGTGGACCATTGCATGGCTTAGATAATTCTATCGTTAAAAAAACCGGTGGAGCAGATGATTACTATAATAACGACTGGTATCCAGGGTGGGTGCATTGGGGAATGACAATGGCTAATCCGCTTATTGCTTCACCCATTTACAATACAGATGGGAATATGGCATTTAAATATAATAGGGTAAAAGCTGTTCATATTGGGTGGAGCGGAGACATTTTTGATGATTTATCATACAGGGCTAAAATTTCTTATAATCAAACTTGGGGAACTCCTTTTAAACCAATACCTGAAATATTGGAGAATTTTTCTACTTTTGCAGAGATTAATTATTATCCAAGAAAACTTAGTGGCTGGAATTTCTCACTTTCCGGTGCTTTTGATACAGGAAATATATACGGTGACAATATTGGATTGCAGATTAAAATTAGAAAACATTTTTAA
- a CDS encoding undecaprenyl-phosphate glucose phosphotransferase, whose protein sequence is MKQQTRYSHFLKTLVVLGDYIVLNITFLFVLFIFKSYLREDVLFQFYKLLAVLNICYIPSLFTFNIDIHSRVIYADKIVQNIFYIILFHFLLFTAALSFLKIEEVSRLFIISFYSILFFSLACWRLSFRFSIKLYRKKGFNYKLVTIIGAGKNGNSLYEEMMNDSGYGFRILGFFEDNPVNIPIDSKWLGSTDDIETFLHENEVDEVYCTLPESAEKTIVRTLNFCENNMIRFYIVPEFRRYVKKQMELDVLGNMPVLSLRDEPLQYPLNQLIKRGFDITFSFLFLCTLFPVIYIVVAICIKTSSPGPILFKQRRTGERAHEFYCFKFRTMKVNKDADTTQAIIHDPRTTRLGEFLRKSSIDELPQIINVLKGEMSFVGPRPHMLKHTEQYNELIDKYMLRHLVKPGITGWAQVNGYRGETKELSQMEGRVARDVWYLEHWSFFLDIKIIYLTIINIFRGDKNAY, encoded by the coding sequence ATGAAGCAACAAACAAGATATTCACATTTCTTAAAAACACTCGTGGTATTAGGGGATTATATAGTTCTCAATATTACTTTTTTGTTTGTGCTTTTTATTTTTAAATCTTATTTGAGAGAAGATGTTCTTTTTCAATTTTACAAATTATTGGCTGTTCTAAATATATGCTATATTCCAAGTTTATTTACATTTAATATTGATATTCATTCCAGAGTTATTTATGCCGATAAAATTGTACAAAATATCTTTTATATAATTTTATTCCATTTTCTACTTTTTACAGCAGCATTATCTTTTTTGAAGATAGAAGAGGTTTCTCGTTTATTTATTATTTCATTTTATTCCATTCTGTTTTTTTCTCTTGCTTGTTGGAGACTTAGTTTTCGATTCAGCATAAAATTATATAGAAAAAAAGGGTTTAACTATAAACTGGTTACCATCATTGGAGCAGGAAAGAATGGAAATTCGTTGTATGAAGAGATGATGAATGATTCTGGATATGGATTTCGTATATTAGGATTCTTTGAAGATAATCCAGTGAATATTCCTATAGATTCTAAATGGTTAGGAAGTACTGATGACATTGAAACTTTTCTCCATGAAAATGAAGTTGATGAAGTTTATTGTACATTACCTGAATCTGCGGAAAAAACAATTGTCCGTACGCTTAATTTTTGCGAAAACAATATGATTCGTTTTTATATAGTTCCTGAGTTCAGGAGATATGTGAAGAAACAAATGGAATTAGATGTATTGGGAAACATGCCAGTTCTATCTTTGCGGGACGAACCGCTGCAGTATCCCTTAAACCAGCTTATCAAAAGAGGATTTGATATAACATTTTCTTTTTTATTCCTATGTACACTATTCCCTGTCATTTATATTGTTGTAGCTATTTGTATAAAAACATCTTCACCAGGACCAATCCTTTTTAAGCAACGTCGTACCGGAGAACGTGCTCATGAATTTTATTGTTTTAAATTTCGAACCATGAAGGTAAATAAAGACGCAGATACAACACAAGCTATAATACATGATCCAAGAACAACACGATTGGGAGAGTTTTTGCGTAAAAGCAGTATAGACGAACTTCCTCAAATTATTAATGTGTTAAAGGGAGAAATGTCATTCGTTGGTCCTCGTCCACACATGCTTAAACATACGGAACAATATAATGAATTAATAGATAAATATATGCTTCGCCATTTAGTTAAACCAGGAATTACTGGTTGGGCTCAGGTAAATGGATATAGAGGAGAAACAAAAGAACTATCTCAGATGGAAGGCCGCGTAGCACGGGATGTTTGGTATCTGGAACACTGGTCTTTTTTTCTTGATATTAAAATTATTTATTTAACTATTATCAATATATTCCGTGGTGATAAAAATGCATATTAA
- a CDS encoding glycosyltransferase family 4 protein has protein sequence MFPDKKSPCYGIFIKEQIETIMKYHSIDYDIYFIDGRKNKWNYIKSISKIHNMILHNKYDLIHIHYGLAGLFLLKKMRNKIPVVITLHGGDIQKTQKKYIQVFLTKKILKKIDFAITLNDKMNDEVKQFVARTEVIPCSIDTELFIPPVNRSRNTPLKVIFPSSKERIEKNYSLFKEVLNLYKQKYSIDLQCIELNKKSRQQVVELFQIADVMLMTSYSEGSPQVVKEAMACNLPVISTKVGDVDYLLNGVKGSSVVDNKATSLSEALFLSLNGQISGIEGRERLIELGLDDKTIASRIYSLYKSLIKI, from the coding sequence ATGTTTCCAGATAAGAAATCTCCATGTTATGGTATATTTATTAAAGAACAAATTGAGACCATAATGAAATACCATTCTATTGATTATGATATTTACTTTATTGATGGGAGAAAAAATAAATGGAACTATATTAAATCAATTTCTAAGATTCATAATATGATTTTACATAATAAATATGACTTAATTCACATTCATTATGGTCTTGCAGGATTATTCCTTTTAAAAAAAATGAGAAATAAAATTCCTGTAGTTATTACTTTACATGGAGGGGACATTCAGAAAACCCAAAAAAAATATATTCAGGTATTTTTAACAAAGAAGATTCTTAAAAAAATAGACTTTGCTATAACCTTGAATGATAAGATGAATGATGAAGTTAAGCAGTTTGTAGCCAGAACAGAAGTTATACCATGTTCAATTGATACAGAACTTTTTATTCCTCCAGTTAATCGAAGTAGGAATACTCCTCTGAAAGTTATTTTTCCAAGTAGCAAAGAACGTATTGAAAAAAATTATAGTTTATTTAAAGAAGTTCTTAATCTGTATAAACAAAAATATTCTATTGATCTACAATGTATTGAGCTAAATAAAAAGAGTAGGCAACAAGTCGTAGAGTTATTTCAAATTGCTGATGTAATGTTGATGACATCTTATTCAGAAGGTTCACCTCAAGTTGTTAAAGAGGCCATGGCATGTAATTTGCCAGTAATATCAACTAAGGTAGGAGATGTAGACTATTTATTAAATGGTGTCAAGGGATCTTCTGTCGTTGACAATAAAGCAACATCTCTTTCTGAAGCTCTTTTTTTGTCACTAAACGGACAAATATCAGGTATTGAAGGAAGAGAAAGATTAATTGAATTGGGGTTAGACGATAAAACTATTGCTAGTCGAATTTATAGTTTATATAAATCATTAATAAAAATATAA